One window of Catonella massiliensis genomic DNA carries:
- a CDS encoding prepilin peptidase: MSYETMTYLIYALIFLFGITIGSFLNVCIYRIPRGETVVTTPSHCMTCGHKLSWFELLPLFSYIFLGGRCRSCKSHISPQYPIIEGLNGFLYVLVFAVNGLNVISIIYALFTSALIVLTVIDWRTYEIPISINIFILVLGCLKVVLDFNNFPDYLIGFFIVSGFLLILYMITKGRAIGGGDIKLMAAAGLLLGWQLIVLAFFIGCILGSMLHLIRMKVQGAERMLAMGPYLSAGLFIAMLWGNGFIEWYLSSF; the protein is encoded by the coding sequence ATGAGCTACGAAACTATGACCTACCTCATCTATGCACTTATCTTCCTCTTCGGTATCACCATAGGCAGCTTCTTAAATGTCTGCATCTATCGTATACCAAGGGGTGAGACAGTGGTGACTACACCTTCGCATTGTATGACCTGTGGTCATAAGCTAAGTTGGTTCGAGTTGCTTCCTTTGTTTTCCTACATCTTCCTGGGCGGAAGGTGTAGGAGTTGTAAAAGTCATATTTCACCTCAATACCCTATAATTGAGGGGCTAAATGGCTTCTTATACGTACTTGTATTTGCAGTAAACGGATTGAACGTAATATCCATTATTTATGCATTATTTACGTCAGCACTTATAGTGCTTACGGTAATAGATTGGAGGACTTATGAGATTCCAATCAGTATTAATATCTTCATATTGGTACTTGGATGTCTTAAGGTGGTCTTGGATTTTAACAACTTCCCTGACTACCTTATAGGCTTTTTTATAGTAAGTGGTTTTCTTCTTATTCTGTATATGATAACAAAGGGCAGAGCTATAGGAGGAGGAGACATTAAGCTTATGGCTGCAGCAGGGCTCTTGCTTGGCTGGCAGTTGATTGTACTGGCATTTTTTATAGGCTGTATACTAGGCTCTATGCTTCACCTCATACGTATGAAGGTGCAAGGTGCAGAGAGGATGCTTGCGATGGGTCCCTACCTCTCGGCGGGATTATTTATAGCTATGCTTTGGGGCAATGGTTTTATAGAATGGTATTTAAGCAGTTTTTGA
- a CDS encoding type IV pilus biogenesis protein PilM: MENRVLSIECGRSLVRVLEVSCGGRETKIYNSFLFSTPNNMFEQNDSEEFASVLQAELKRRKITTKKVVFVINSSRMATREVIIPAVKESRIDDLISANASEYFPVDLSQYVLVHEIIEKFTEGETKKYRLNVLAIPRDIIEFYECLARDIGLSLYGMGYTGNASKLLMQGESAEGIRALLKIDGRSSILTIMDGDRIELQRHISYGVSEAVSIVCENGMYGRPDFASGLEVLYDNNLLFDEAVDANGDGVYEDYEVIASNAEYKLKEDVTESLRMLSGSVARILDYYLSRIQGIKIEKIDVIGIGAEIKGFMEFLTSEFGIHTEKMPPLRTFHIVKNEEEVEKHLAAYYSCIGVTLKGGLLPAINKRRLEASSKSGGGEATTSIGALVIPSVISAVFVIGAAAWFILAYFDYNSAKEKNASLNTQITAYSYIEEVEKANLIAKADYDWMSSAVKLTESNNNGLKSLIEELERRMPSEIRVLSFNALPDRISLNITVSNKEAVADIIKRMREINNVIVTNVSTISETKGKDDRVEVNFSLDVIYINTDAGKAAEDAVKAEDGEVTGVESTDNAASEGAVTGTEGSDTTASEGAVTEAEGMDNTATDKKTSDTEASGGTSSATESGKGE; the protein is encoded by the coding sequence ATGGAAAACAGAGTACTAAGTATTGAATGCGGACGAAGCCTTGTTAGGGTTCTTGAGGTATCCTGCGGAGGAAGGGAAACAAAGATATACAACTCATTTTTGTTTTCTACGCCTAACAATATGTTCGAGCAGAATGACTCAGAAGAGTTTGCAAGCGTATTGCAGGCAGAATTGAAGAGAAGGAAGATAACCACCAAGAAGGTTGTCTTTGTCATCAATTCAAGCCGTATGGCTACCAGAGAGGTTATCATTCCTGCAGTAAAGGAGAGCAGGATAGATGACCTTATTTCAGCTAATGCCTCAGAATACTTTCCGGTAGACCTCTCCCAATATGTACTCGTACATGAGATTATAGAGAAATTCACAGAGGGGGAGACAAAGAAGTACAGGCTAAACGTCCTGGCTATTCCCCGCGACATCATAGAGTTCTATGAGTGCCTGGCAAGGGACATAGGACTTAGCCTATACGGTATGGGCTATACCGGCAATGCCTCCAAGCTTCTTATGCAAGGTGAAAGTGCAGAAGGAATCAGGGCATTACTTAAAATAGACGGACGTTCCTCTATACTTACCATAATGGATGGTGATAGAATTGAACTCCAGCGTCATATAAGCTACGGTGTATCTGAGGCTGTATCCATAGTGTGTGAGAATGGAATGTATGGCCGTCCTGACTTTGCCAGTGGACTTGAGGTGCTATATGATAACAACCTCCTCTTTGATGAGGCAGTGGATGCAAACGGAGACGGCGTATATGAAGACTACGAGGTAATTGCTTCAAATGCTGAGTATAAGCTAAAGGAGGATGTCACCGAAAGCCTTAGGATGCTATCAGGCAGTGTAGCCAGAATCCTCGACTATTATCTCTCAAGGATTCAGGGAATCAAGATAGAGAAGATAGATGTAATCGGTATTGGTGCCGAGATAAAGGGCTTTATGGAGTTCCTTACTTCTGAGTTTGGCATTCATACTGAGAAGATGCCTCCGCTTAGGACCTTCCACATAGTGAAAAATGAAGAGGAGGTAGAAAAGCACCTTGCAGCATATTACTCCTGTATCGGTGTGACCCTTAAGGGAGGACTCCTTCCTGCTATCAATAAAAGAAGACTTGAGGCCTCCTCTAAGTCAGGTGGGGGTGAAGCCACTACAAGCATAGGTGCATTGGTTATCCCTTCAGTTATCAGTGCTGTCTTTGTAATTGGAGCTGCGGCCTGGTTTATACTGGCATACTTTGATTACAATTCAGCAAAGGAGAAGAATGCTTCGCTTAATACACAGATAACAGCCTACTCTTACATAGAAGAGGTTGAAAAGGCTAACCTCATCGCCAAGGCTGACTACGACTGGATGAGCTCTGCGGTTAAGCTTACAGAGTCTAATAACAACGGCTTAAAGTCCCTTATAGAGGAGCTTGAGAGAAGGATGCCTTCAGAGATACGTGTGCTCTCCTTCAATGCTTTGCCTGACAGGATATCTCTTAATATAACCGTCAGCAACAAAGAAGCTGTAGCAGATATCATCAAGCGTATGAGAGAGATAAACAATGTAATTGTAACCAATGTATCTACGATTTCAGAGACAAAGGGCAAGGATGACAGGGTAGAGGTTAACTTCTCGCTGGATGTCATATATATAAATACAGACGCAGGAAAGGCTGCTGAAGACGCAGTTAAAGCAGAAGATGGCGAAGTTACCGGAGTAGAAAGCACAGATAATGCTGCAAGCGAAGGTGCTGTAACAGGTACAGAAGGTAGTGATACTACTGCGAGTGAAGGCGCTGTAACAGAAGCAGAAGGTATGGATAACACTGCCACAGACAAGAAGACTTCAGACACAGAGGCTTCCGGTGGCACTTCATCAGCTACAGAAAGTGGAAAGGGGGAATAA
- a CDS encoding prepilin-type N-terminal cleavage/methylation domain-containing protein: protein MKNHKKICSDKGFSLIEIIIAIAILAIITLPLLNAFVTSSKMNALSRNKLLAIETGKNIMEELKGYNLADIIKLGSPNITSPTIFGNTGFEELDYNPSTHKYVVAAHKSLRQSHTGRDYDFYPKAGGKYYFYLKNIEGEGFTTNALITVSKPSITADNIDKITPVSTDKDILIDATLSAGDAATKMLNDPLLSSSVKHNVSASTLRREIHITVTGTEIVTVKTEFNYYVNGSASPVTGLSDLRTEESDSPKDELRSIYLFLAPWNNSTGDEKIVIDNPLNKKFKLYIVKQDTGNLGNKMIILDVRDGNINFAEKSPVKVFTNVADTNFRCRYYRGSQPYTTDKIDVNMSLVESKSADEVNSFARLYDIEVKVFNSNVDENGIAGAEPLMTLTGGMSN from the coding sequence ATGAAAAATCATAAAAAAATATGCTCTGACAAAGGTTTTTCTCTTATAGAGATTATAATTGCAATCGCTATACTTGCAATTATTACTCTCCCTTTATTAAATGCATTCGTAACTTCTTCCAAGATGAATGCCCTCTCCAGGAACAAGCTCTTAGCTATAGAGACAGGCAAGAATATAATGGAGGAGCTAAAGGGCTACAATTTGGCGGATATTATTAAGTTAGGCTCGCCTAATATCACCTCTCCTACCATATTTGGCAATACAGGCTTTGAAGAGCTTGACTATAACCCTTCTACACACAAGTACGTAGTGGCGGCGCATAAAAGCCTAAGACAAAGCCACACAGGCAGGGATTATGATTTTTACCCTAAGGCAGGCGGTAAGTATTATTTTTACTTAAAGAACATTGAGGGAGAAGGCTTTACTACTAATGCTCTTATAACAGTATCAAAGCCTTCCATTACCGCAGATAATATAGACAAAATCACACCTGTAAGTACAGACAAGGATATACTGATTGATGCTACACTTAGTGCGGGAGATGCTGCCACAAAGATGTTAAACGATCCCTTACTAAGCTCTAGTGTCAAGCATAATGTGAGTGCAAGCACCCTAAGAAGGGAAATACATATAACTGTTACAGGTACGGAAATTGTCACAGTTAAGACTGAATTTAATTATTATGTAAACGGGAGTGCTTCCCCTGTCACAGGACTTAGTGACTTAAGAACTGAAGAAAGTGACTCCCCTAAGGATGAGCTAAGAAGCATATATTTATTCTTAGCGCCTTGGAATAACTCGACAGGAGATGAGAAGATAGTTATAGACAATCCATTAAATAAAAAGTTCAAGCTCTACATTGTAAAGCAGGATACAGGAAACTTAGGAAATAAGATGATAATCTTAGATGTAAGGGATGGAAATATTAACTTTGCAGAAAAGAGCCCTGTTAAGGTATTTACCAATGTTGCAGACACTAACTTTAGATGCAGGTATTATCGTGGTTCCCAGCCTTATACTACTGATAAAATTGATGTGAATATGTCTCTTGTTGAAAGCAAGTCTGCTGATGAGGTAAACAGCTTCGCAAGGTTATATGATATAGAGGTTAAGGTATTTAACTCCAATGTGGATGAAAATGGCATTGCAGGTGCAGAGCCACTAATGACATTGACAGGAGGTATGTCCAATTGA